The following proteins are co-located in the Vibrio azureus genome:
- a CDS encoding carbon starvation protein A, producing the protein MMWFLTCVAALIGGYFIYGAFVEKIFGINENRQTPAHTKTDGVDYVPMSTKRVYLVQLLNIAGVGPIFGPIMGALYGPAAMLWIVLGCIFAGAVHDYFSGMLSVRNGGASVPTITGRYLGNGAKHFMNIFAIVLLLLVGVVFVSAPAGMITNLINEQTSLSVNMTTMVVVIFAYYIIATIVPVDKIIGRFYPLFGALLIFMSVGLMTAIAVSSEHKVMGDFAFADMLTNLNPNDMPLWPALFITIACGAISGFHATQSPLMARCMENEKNGRFVFYGAMIGEGIIALIWCAIALSFFGSLEGLSEAVKNGGPGNVVYSSSFGLLGVFGGIVAFLGVVILPITSGDTAFRSSRLILAEYFGMEQKTLRNRLLMAMPLFVLGGILTQVDFGIIWRYFGFANQTTAVMMLWTASAYLLRHNKFHWITTVPAIFMTTVCVTFILNNSSLGFGLPMQISTIAGILFALAATAYVIKVSKGKGESNLADEEKPNIASESA; encoded by the coding sequence ATGATGTGGTTTTTAACCTGTGTCGCAGCCCTCATCGGCGGATACTTTATCTACGGCGCTTTCGTTGAAAAGATTTTCGGTATCAATGAGAATCGCCAAACCCCAGCCCACACCAAAACCGATGGCGTTGACTATGTACCAATGTCAACCAAACGTGTTTACCTCGTTCAACTGCTTAATATTGCTGGCGTTGGCCCTATTTTTGGCCCAATCATGGGCGCGCTTTATGGTCCAGCTGCCATGCTTTGGATTGTTTTAGGCTGTATCTTTGCAGGGGCAGTACATGACTACTTCTCAGGTATGCTTTCGGTTCGTAACGGCGGAGCATCAGTCCCGACAATAACAGGTCGTTATCTAGGCAATGGCGCAAAACACTTTATGAACATTTTTGCTATTGTCTTATTGCTACTTGTAGGGGTTGTGTTTGTTTCTGCACCTGCAGGTATGATCACCAACCTTATCAACGAACAAACCAGCTTATCCGTCAATATGACGACCATGGTTGTCGTGATCTTTGCGTACTACATTATCGCGACAATCGTACCGGTCGATAAAATCATTGGTCGCTTTTACCCTCTCTTTGGCGCACTTCTGATCTTTATGTCTGTCGGTCTGATGACCGCTATCGCTGTCTCTAGCGAGCACAAGGTTATGGGTGACTTCGCTTTCGCAGATATGCTCACTAACTTGAATCCTAATGATATGCCATTGTGGCCAGCCCTGTTTATCACCATCGCATGTGGTGCGATTTCAGGCTTCCATGCCACTCAATCACCTCTGATGGCGCGTTGCATGGAGAATGAGAAAAATGGGCGCTTTGTTTTTTACGGTGCAATGATTGGTGAAGGTATCATCGCTCTTATCTGGTGTGCTATTGCCCTATCTTTCTTTGGTTCACTAGAGGGACTCTCAGAAGCGGTGAAAAATGGTGGTCCTGGTAACGTTGTATATAGTTCTTCTTTTGGTCTCCTAGGGGTCTTTGGCGGTATTGTTGCCTTCCTTGGTGTGGTTATTTTACCGATCACTTCTGGAGATACTGCATTTCGTTCTAGCCGTCTGATCCTTGCAGAATACTTTGGCATGGAGCAAAAAACGCTGCGTAACCGTCTGCTTATGGCAATGCCGTTATTCGTGCTTGGCGGTATCTTAACTCAAGTAGACTTTGGCATCATCTGGCGCTACTTTGGCTTCGCTAACCAAACAACCGCAGTCATGATGCTTTGGACAGCATCAGCTTACCTGCTTCGCCATAACAAGTTCCATTGGATTACCACTGTACCCGCCATTTTTATGACGACAGTATGTGTGACTTTCATTCTCAACAACAGCTCACTGGGCTTTGGTTTGCCGATGCAAATCTCAACCATAGCTGGCATTCTATTCGCTTTAGCGGCCACGGCTTACGTTATCAAAGTGTCGAAAGGCAAAGGTGAAAGCAATCTTGCTGATGAAGAGAAACCAAACATCGCGTCAGAGTCCGCATAA
- a CDS encoding DUF2799 domain-containing protein, whose protein sequence is MKKKMLSLLFISLSGCVSTTEELVKAGDWYQVGYQDGVVGRPARTVKELSRLGQVQQGDYDQGYLKGVTEYCNPEFAYQIGLSGQYYEGVCEGTPQSQQFRMEWQRGWDSYND, encoded by the coding sequence ATAAAAAAGAAAATGTTAAGTTTGTTATTTATTTCACTATCAGGGTGTGTTTCAACCACGGAAGAGCTAGTAAAGGCGGGGGATTGGTATCAGGTTGGCTACCAAGACGGTGTCGTGGGACGTCCAGCGCGTACCGTTAAAGAGTTGAGTCGTCTTGGTCAAGTACAACAAGGAGACTATGACCAAGGCTATCTAAAAGGGGTAACGGAGTATTGTAATCCAGAGTTTGCTTATCAAATTGGGCTCTCTGGCCAATACTATGAAGGGGTGTGTGAGGGGACTCCTCAATCGCAGCAATTTCGTATGGAGTGGCAACGAGGCTGGGACAGTTATAACGATTAG